The stretch of DNA AACCCGGACGGTCGCCGGCTTTCCGGAGGCTGAGCCGATAACGAGCGAACAATTGCTGGTGCTGCGATGCGATATCCTGGTGCCGGCGGCGCTCGAACGGCAAATCACCGAGGCCAACGCAGGTAAAATCCAATGCCGTATATTGGCCGAAGCCGCCAATGGACCCACCACGCCCGAGGCCGATCAAATCCTTCAGAAACGCGACGAAATCTTTCTTATCCCGGATGTCTTGTGCAACGCGGGCGGCGTCATCGTGTCGTATTTCGAATGGGTCCAGGATTTGCAAAGCTTTTTCTGGGGTGAAACGGAGGTGGTGGACAAATTATTCCGTATTCTGGAGACCTCCTACTCCCAAATCGTGGCTCTGAGCCGCAAACAAAAGCTGTCCATGCGCCTGGCCGCCCTGAGCCTGGGGATCAAACGCGTCCAGGAAGCCAAGAGGATGCGAGGGTTGTTCCCTTAAACAACGCGCGCGGGATGGTTAAAATGAAAGGACACCCTAAAGCGGCAGAGGACTGCCGCAGTCCAAAACGCTGGCGCGCTCCCGCAGGAGGATTGTTTTCAATACTCCTGCTCGCGGCACTCCTGGTAACTGCCTGCGATAAAAACCAACCGGCGAGTTTGGCGCAGCCGGGAGCCTTACAGACCACCAACCGCCAAACATTCGAGGCGCGTGGAGTCGTTCTGGCAGTCAAACCGCTCGACAAGCAGGTCGAGATCAAACACGAAGCCATTCCCGGCTATATGCAGGCCATGACGATGCCCTTCGATGTAAAGGACACAAACTTGCTGGCCGAGCTCGAGCCGGGCGAGAGGATTTCATTCCGGCTGGTCGTGACAAAGTCGGAAGGCTGGATTGACCAAATCCGCAAGCTAGCGCCGCCCAATGCCAATGCCTTGCCCCCAGCGGCCTCAATTCGCAGGGCGCGGGATGTTGAGCCGCTGGGAATCGGTGATGTGCTGCCCGAATGCCATTTCACCAACCAGTTCGGCCAATCGTTCAGCACGCGGCAATTCGACGGCCAGGCGCTGGCTATCACGTTTCTTTTTACGCGCTGCCCATTCCCGAACTTTTGTCCTCGCATGGCAACCGATTTCAGCGAGGTGCAGCAGAAACTTCTCGCACTGCAAAATGGGCCAACCAATTGGCATCTGTTGACGATTTCGTTCGACCCCGCTTATGATACACCGCAAGTGCTCAGGCGTTATGCCCAGGCCTTTAAGTTTGATCCCGCCCGCTGGACATTCGCAACGGGCGGCCTTATGGACATCACCGCCATCACGGAGCAATTCGGGATGGCCT from Verrucomicrobiia bacterium encodes:
- a CDS encoding SCO family protein, with the translated sequence MKGHPKAAEDCRSPKRWRAPAGGLFSILLLAALLVTACDKNQPASLAQPGALQTTNRQTFEARGVVLAVKPLDKQVEIKHEAIPGYMQAMTMPFDVKDTNLLAELEPGERISFRLVVTKSEGWIDQIRKLAPPNANALPPAASIRRARDVEPLGIGDVLPECHFTNQFGQSFSTRQFDGQALAITFLFTRCPFPNFCPRMATDFSEVQQKLLALQNGPTNWHLLTISFDPAYDTPQVLRRYAQAFKFDPARWTFATGGLMDITAITEQFGMAFWHDETGSISHNLRTAVIDSKGRVQKILNGNTWTADELVDEMIKASGK